Genomic DNA from Immundisolibacter sp.:
AATTCGTGGTGCTGGGCGGAATCGCCCTGCTGGTGATGCGCCAGATGACGCCGGCTTTGCTCGGCCTGGGCGGCGAACCGGTGCCGGCGGCCCTGCTGCACGCGGCGCAGCTGACGGCGCGGGCGTTTTTCCTGACCGCCCTCGGGCTGCTGCTGATCGCCGCCGTGGACGTGCCGTTCCAGTTGTGGAACCACGCCAAGCAGCTGCGCATGACCCGCCAGGACATCAAGGACGAGATGAAGGAAAGCGAGGGCCGCCCGGAAGTGCGCGGCCGCATCCGCCAGCGCCAGCAGGAGCTGTCGCGCCGCCGGATGATGCAGGACGTGCCGACCGCGTCGGTGGTGGTGACCAACCCCACGCACTACGCCATCGCCCTGCGTTACGACGTGGGTGGCAACGGCGCGCCGCGGCTGGTGGCCAAGGGCGCCGACCTGGTGGCGGCGCAGATCCGCGCGCTGGCCAAGGAGCACAACGTGCCGATCCTGGAGCAGCCGCCGCTGGCGCGCGCCCTGTACTACAGCACCAAGTTGGGCGCCGAGGTGCCGCGCGAGCTGTACGCCGTGGTGGCGCAGGTGCTGGCCTATGTCTACCAGCTGCGCACGCTGATGGCGGCCGGTCGCTACAAGCTGCCGGACCTGCAGCCGCTGCCGGTGCCCGATGAACTGCAGCGCCCGCGCGGCGGCGTTGCGCACTGATGACGCCAAGGAGCACCTGACGTGAATACCGCAGTCGGCATGGGCAACAACGTACGTGCTCTGGTCGGGCTGGGTCTGGGCACCCCGCTGCTGGTGCTGACGCTGCTCGGCATGATGCTGGTGCCGCTGCCGCCGTTGCTGCTGGACCTGCTGTTCACGTTCAACATCGCGCTGTCGCTGGTGGTGCTGCTGGTGGCGGTGTACGCGCTGCGGCCGCTGGACTTTGCGGTGTTCCCGACCCTGCTGCTGGTGGCGACCTTGCTGCGCCTGGCGCTGAACGTCGCCTCGACGCGGCTGGTGCTGCTGGACGGCCACACCGGCCCCGGCGCCGCCGGGCATGTGATCGAGGCCTTCGGCGCCTTCGTCATCGGCGGCAATTACGCCGTCGGCCTGGTGGTGTTCATCATCCTCATGATCATCAACTTCGCGGTGGTCACCAAGGGCGCCGGGCGGGTGTCGGAAGTCAACGCCCGCTTCACCCTGGACGCCATGCCCGGCAAGCAGATGGCGATCGATGCGGATCTGTCGGCCGGCGTCATCACCCAGCAGCAGGCGCAGGTCCGACGCGAGGAAGTGCGCCAGGAAGCCGATTTCTACGGCGCCATGGACGGCGCCAGCAAGTTCGTGCGCGGCGATGCGGTGGCCGGCGTGCTGATCCTGATCATCAACATCCTGGGCGGCATCGCCATCGGCATGGGCCAGCACGGCATGAGCGCCGGCGACGCCGTGCGCGTGTTCAGCCTGCTGACCATCGGCGACGGCCTGGTGGCGCAGGTGCCCTCGCTACTGCTGTCGGTGGCGGCGGCCATCCTGGTGACGCGCGTGTCGCAGTCGCAAAACGTCGCCACCCAGGTCAGCAAGCAGCTGCTGGCCAACCCTACGGCGCTGGCCATGGCCGGCGGCCTGGTTGGCATTCTTGGGGTGGTGCCGGGCATGCCGCACTTCGCCTTTTTGGCCCTGGGCGCGGGACTGGGTGGCGCCGCCTGGCGTATCGGCAAGCGCCAATCCACCGCTGCCGCCAGCCCGGATGCTGGCGCCCAGGCCCTGCCGGGGCCCGACGAACACAAGGAACTGGGCTGGGAAGAGGTCGCCGGCGTGGACCTGGTGGGTCTGGAGGTCGGCTATCGGCTGATTCCGCTGGTCGACAAGGCGCAGGGTGGCGAGCTGCTGACCCGCATCAAGGGGGTGCGCAAGAAGCTGTCGAAGGAACTGGGCTTTCTGCTGCAGCCGGTGCACATCCGCGACAACCTGGACCTGCCGCCGGGCGGCTACCGCATCACGCTGATGGGCGCGACGGCCGGGCAGGGCGAGCTGCTGCCGGACCGCGACCTTGCCATCAACCCCGGCCACGTCACCACGCCGGTGCCGGGCATCGCTACCAGGGATCCGAGCTTTGGCCTGGACGCGCTGTGGATCGAACGCGGTCTGCGCGAGCAGGCGCAGATGGCCGGCTACACCGTGGTCGATCCGGCCACCGTGGTGGCCACGCACCTTTCGCAGGTGCTGATGCGCTCGGCCCACGAGCTGCTGGGACACGAGGAAGTGCAGCACCTGCTCGACCGCCTGGCGGCGCAGGCGCCCAAGTTGGTCGAGAACCTCACGCCCAAGGTGCTGCCGCTGGGCACGGTGCTGCGCGTGCTGCGCAACCTGCTGCAGGAAGGCGTGCCGATCCGCGATCTGCGCAGCATTGCCGAGTCTTTGGCGGAGCACGGGACGCGCAGTCAAGATCCCGACGTCCTGACCGCCCTGGTGCGGGTGGCGATCGGTCGAAGCATCGTGCAGGAGATCTTCGGAATGGCGCCAGAGCTAGCACTGATGACGCTTGACCCGGAGTTGGAACGCATCTTGCTGAAGGCCGTTCAAGGCGGCGACGGCGCCCTGGGTCTGGAGCCGGGCCTCGCCGAACGCCTGCGCGGCCTGCTGGCCGACGCGGCGCAGCGCCAGGAGCTGCTCGGTCAGCCGGCGGTGCTGGTGGCCCCGAATGCGCTGCGGCTGTGGCTGGCGCGCTTCGTGCGCCACCTGGCGGTGGACCTGAAGGTGCTGGCTTACGAAGAGCTGCCGGAGAACCGCCAGGTGCGGGTGGTTGCAAACATCGGTGGGCGCTGAAGCGCGTTCGCCCAGACACGGAGACACGAGCATGCAGATCAAGCGCTACAGCGCCCCCGACATGCGCCGGGCATTGCACCTGGTGCGTCAGGCCCAGGGCTCGCAGGCCGTCATCCTGTCCAGTCGGCGCCTGCCGGACGGCGTCGAGGTGATCGCCGCCGACGAGTACGACGCGGCCCTGGTCGAGCGCCTGGCGGCCGGCGGCGACGGCGACGCCTTGCCGCCCGGCACCGGCAGGGAACTGCCGTCTCCCGGCCACGGCGATCTGCCTGGCCCGGCCGATCTGGATCGACTCGCCTGGGCGGTCGACCCGGCCATCGCCCAGCTGCGCAGCGAACTGACCACCCTGCGCGCGCTGCTCGAAACAGAACTGCGCCAGTCCGCGCTGGCCCGCCGCAGCCCGCTGCAGGCGCAGCTGGCGCAGTACCTGGAGCAACTGGGTCTGGCTGCGCCG
This window encodes:
- the flhB gene encoding flagellar biosynthesis protein FlhB, which produces MAEESAQERTEKATPKRLQDARDKGQVARSRELNSAALVLLGAGGLWALGDRIGGSLLGLMRHGFAFDRATALDPAALATRLGEASGQALLALAPWLVLAVVVAAAAPLLLGGFLLSGENLQPKFERLDPVKGIKRVFSAQGAMETGKALAKFVVLGGIALLVMRQMTPALLGLGGEPVPAALLHAAQLTARAFFLTALGLLLIAAVDVPFQLWNHAKQLRMTRQDIKDEMKESEGRPEVRGRIRQRQQELSRRRMMQDVPTASVVVTNPTHYAIALRYDVGGNGAPRLVAKGADLVAAQIRALAKEHNVPILEQPPLARALYYSTKLGAEVPRELYAVVAQVLAYVYQLRTLMAAGRYKLPDLQPLPVPDELQRPRGGVAH
- the flhA gene encoding flagellar biosynthesis protein FlhA; the encoded protein is MGNNVRALVGLGLGTPLLVLTLLGMMLVPLPPLLLDLLFTFNIALSLVVLLVAVYALRPLDFAVFPTLLLVATLLRLALNVASTRLVLLDGHTGPGAAGHVIEAFGAFVIGGNYAVGLVVFIILMIINFAVVTKGAGRVSEVNARFTLDAMPGKQMAIDADLSAGVITQQQAQVRREEVRQEADFYGAMDGASKFVRGDAVAGVLILIINILGGIAIGMGQHGMSAGDAVRVFSLLTIGDGLVAQVPSLLLSVAAAILVTRVSQSQNVATQVSKQLLANPTALAMAGGLVGILGVVPGMPHFAFLALGAGLGGAAWRIGKRQSTAAASPDAGAQALPGPDEHKELGWEEVAGVDLVGLEVGYRLIPLVDKAQGGELLTRIKGVRKKLSKELGFLLQPVHIRDNLDLPPGGYRITLMGATAGQGELLPDRDLAINPGHVTTPVPGIATRDPSFGLDALWIERGLREQAQMAGYTVVDPATVVATHLSQVLMRSAHELLGHEEVQHLLDRLAAQAPKLVENLTPKVLPLGTVLRVLRNLLQEGVPIRDLRSIAESLAEHGTRSQDPDVLTALVRVAIGRSIVQEIFGMAPELALMTLDPELERILLKAVQGGDGALGLEPGLAERLRGLLADAAQRQELLGQPAVLVAPNALRLWLARFVRHLAVDLKVLAYEELPENRQVRVVANIGGR